One region of Polynucleobacter sp. Adler-ghost genomic DNA includes:
- a CDS encoding ABC transporter ATP-binding protein/permease — protein MRHSSGHHHSATGSKPSQGSDWKVIRDLLPYLLEYKFRVAIALTCLVAAKVTNLGIPILMKQLIDELNIKADSPQVLLVVPAGLILAYGLLRISASLFTELRESLFARVTQNAVRKVALQVFEHLHSLALSFHLARQTGGVSRDIERGTRGIQSLISYSLYSILPTLIEFCLVLGYLAYAYDMWFAIITLVALVLYIVFTVVVTEWRTHFRRTMNDMDSKANQKAIDSLLNFETVKYFGNEAFEASRYDQNLIRYQTAAVKSQKSLAVLNLGQQAIIAVGLVLILWRATQGVIDGSMTLGDLVLVNTLMIQLYIPLNFLGVIYREIKQALTDMDRMFSLLNTEKEIADVPNAQPLHISNQGRGPDVRFENVSFHYEAKREILKDVSFNIPAGTITAVVGQSGAGKSTLARLLFRFYDVQSGKILIDEQNIVDVTQSSLRKAIGIVPQDTVLFNDTIGYNIAYGNPSASIEEVHEAARAAQIDRFIKHLPDGYDTQVGERGLKLSGGEKQRVAIARTLLKKPAMLIFDEATSALDSKTERAFQEELLGLAKNRTTLIIAHRLSTIIHADQILVMEHGQIVERGTHVELLSADGRYAEMWQMQERIVLD, from the coding sequence ATGAGACATTCATCAGGGCATCATCATTCAGCAACAGGTTCGAAGCCATCACAGGGTAGTGACTGGAAGGTTATTCGTGACTTACTTCCCTATCTATTGGAATACAAGTTTAGGGTAGCGATCGCTCTGACATGCTTGGTTGCTGCTAAGGTTACCAATCTTGGCATTCCGATTTTGATGAAGCAATTGATTGATGAGCTCAATATCAAAGCGGACTCTCCTCAAGTTTTATTAGTAGTACCAGCCGGATTGATATTGGCCTATGGCCTATTAAGAATATCTGCCTCATTATTTACTGAGTTACGCGAATCCCTCTTTGCTCGCGTTACTCAAAATGCAGTGCGTAAAGTGGCTTTGCAGGTTTTCGAGCATTTACACTCTTTGGCCCTCAGCTTTCATCTGGCTCGTCAAACTGGGGGAGTCAGTCGAGATATTGAGCGTGGTACTCGCGGTATTCAGTCGCTGATTTCTTATTCCTTATATAGCATCCTACCAACCCTGATTGAGTTCTGCTTGGTGCTTGGCTACCTGGCTTACGCATACGATATGTGGTTTGCCATTATTACCTTAGTTGCTTTGGTACTCTATATTGTCTTTACGGTAGTGGTGACAGAATGGCGAACGCATTTCCGCCGCACTATGAATGACATGGATTCCAAGGCGAATCAGAAGGCAATTGATTCATTATTGAATTTTGAGACGGTGAAGTACTTTGGTAATGAAGCCTTTGAGGCTAGTCGTTACGATCAAAATCTGATCCGCTACCAAACAGCTGCAGTGAAGTCTCAAAAATCTTTAGCCGTACTCAATCTTGGGCAGCAAGCAATTATTGCCGTTGGATTAGTCTTAATTTTGTGGCGAGCAACTCAGGGTGTGATTGATGGATCTATGACCTTGGGGGATTTGGTATTGGTTAATACCTTGATGATTCAGTTGTATATCCCACTAAATTTCTTAGGCGTGATCTATCGTGAGATTAAGCAGGCGCTGACAGACATGGATCGTATGTTTTCACTTCTCAATACAGAGAAGGAGATTGCGGATGTGCCTAATGCTCAGCCTTTACACATCAGTAATCAAGGTCGCGGCCCGGATGTTCGTTTTGAGAATGTCTCTTTTCATTACGAGGCTAAACGTGAGATTCTGAAGGATGTTAGCTTTAATATTCCAGCGGGAACTATTACTGCTGTCGTAGGCCAAAGCGGTGCTGGTAAGAGTACCTTAGCCCGCTTACTATTTCGTTTTTATGATGTTCAGTCCGGCAAAATTCTCATTGATGAGCAAAACATTGTGGATGTCACTCAATCGAGCTTACGCAAAGCGATTGGCATCGTTCCTCAAGACACCGTTTTGTTTAATGACACCATTGGATACAACATTGCTTATGGCAATCCCAGCGCTTCGATTGAAGAGGTTCATGAGGCTGCCAGGGCAGCGCAGATTGATCGTTTCATTAAGCATCTCCCAGATGGCTACGATACCCAAGTAGGCGAGCGTGGTTTGAAATTATCTGGCGGCGAGAAGCAGCGTGTTGCGATTGCGCGCACCTTACTCAAAAAGCCAGCCATGTTAATTTTTGATGAGGCAACATCGGCGCTGGACTCTAAAACTGAGCGGGCGTTTCAGGAGGAGCTCCTTGGCTTGGCTAAAAACCGTACGACTTTAATTATTGCCCATAGGCTTTCTACCATTATTCATGCTGACCAAATTTTGGTAATGGAACATGGCCAGATAGTGGAGCGTGGAACGCACGTAGAGCTATTGTCTGCTGATGGCCGATATGCTGAAATGTGGCAAATGCAAGAGCGCATTGTTCTTGATTAG
- the nudB gene encoding dihydroneopterin triphosphate diphosphatase produces MTLKIPISVLVVIYKSNGEVLLIERADKVNFWQSVTGSVDFLDEDLSVAAAREVFEETGIDVQSLPANSLQDMHHQIEYEIYPQWRHRYAPGVTRNTEHWFSLLVPDEVSVKLAPREHVAYQWLPHAEAVNLCFSPSNGAAILKLFSARQSVTD; encoded by the coding sequence ATCACCTTGAAAATCCCCATTTCGGTTTTAGTTGTTATTTACAAATCAAATGGGGAGGTCTTGCTAATCGAGCGGGCCGATAAAGTCAATTTTTGGCAATCCGTCACCGGTAGCGTTGATTTCCTTGATGAGGATCTTAGTGTTGCCGCCGCACGCGAAGTCTTTGAAGAGACCGGAATTGATGTGCAATCTCTGCCAGCGAACTCCTTGCAGGATATGCATCATCAGATTGAGTATGAGATTTATCCTCAATGGCGTCACCGCTACGCCCCTGGAGTGACCAGAAATACCGAGCATTGGTTCTCCTTACTGGTTCCAGATGAGGTCTCAGTCAAATTGGCGCCAAGAGAGCACGTTGCTTATCAATGGCTGCCTCACGCTGAAGCAGTGAATCTATGTTTTTCTCCCAGCAATGGTGCGGCAATTCTCAAGTTATTTTCTGCACGTCAGAGCGTAACTGACTAA
- the argC gene encoding N-acetyl-gamma-glutamyl-phosphate reductase — protein sequence MIKVGIVGGTGYTGVELLRLLAQHPEVRIQAITSRTEAGTPVAEMFPSLRGRIDLKFTTPDEAKLTECDVVFFATPHGVAMAQAKELLANNVKILDLAADFRLKDVKEFAKWYGMEHGCPEILAEAVYGLAEINREEIKKARVVGLAGCYPTSVQLGLAPLLSPKSTGGKQLIDGTHIISDSKSGTSGAGRKAEIGTLLSESGDNFKAYAVKGHRHLPEIVQGLKAIAGHDQIGLIFVPHLTPMIRGIHSTLYVRLTEAGMKVDFQKLYEDFYKSEPFVDVMPAGSHPETRSVRGSNGLRIAIHRPGDGDTLVILVVEDNLVKGASGQGVQCMNLMFGLPETTGLTQIAVSP from the coding sequence ATGATTAAAGTTGGCATTGTAGGTGGCACTGGATATACAGGAGTGGAATTACTGCGCTTATTGGCGCAGCACCCCGAAGTGAGGATTCAGGCCATTACCTCTCGCACTGAAGCTGGCACGCCAGTAGCCGAGATGTTTCCATCTTTACGTGGTCGCATTGATCTCAAGTTCACCACACCGGATGAAGCCAAATTAACTGAGTGCGATGTTGTGTTCTTTGCAACGCCACATGGCGTAGCAATGGCACAGGCAAAAGAATTGCTTGCTAACAATGTGAAGATTTTGGATTTGGCTGCCGACTTCCGTTTAAAAGATGTCAAAGAATTTGCTAAGTGGTATGGCATGGAACATGGCTGCCCAGAAATTTTGGCTGAGGCAGTTTATGGCTTGGCAGAAATTAATCGTGAAGAAATTAAAAAAGCCCGCGTCGTCGGATTGGCTGGTTGCTATCCCACTTCTGTTCAGCTTGGGCTTGCCCCATTACTTTCACCAAAGTCTACTGGTGGCAAACAGCTCATTGATGGCACGCATATTATTTCTGACTCTAAGTCAGGCACTTCAGGTGCTGGACGCAAGGCAGAAATTGGGACTTTATTATCAGAATCTGGTGATAACTTCAAAGCTTATGCTGTTAAAGGTCATCGCCATCTTCCAGAAATTGTCCAAGGCTTGAAGGCCATCGCTGGCCATGATCAGATAGGTCTGATCTTTGTACCGCACTTAACGCCTATGATTAGGGGCATTCATTCAACCTTGTATGTGCGTTTGACTGAGGCTGGAATGAAGGTGGATTTCCAAAAGCTCTATGAAGATTTCTATAAAAGCGAGCCTTTTGTCGATGTGATGCCGGCGGGTAGTCATCCAGAAACACGCTCAGTGAGGGGTAGTAATGGTTTGCGGATTGCTATTCACCGCCCTGGTGATGGCGATACTTTAGTGATTTTGGTGGTTGAGGATAACCTAGTGAAGGGTGCTTCAGGCCAAGGGGTTCAGTGTATGAACCTGATGTTTGGCTTGCCTGAGACCACTGGATTGACACAGATTGCGGTTTCACCATAA
- a CDS encoding anhydro-N-acetylmuramic acid kinase, with product MNKPHTLYIGLMSGTSLDGIDAVLAKIGAAGDTSLLGSMSTAFTPELRKALLDLQSPGPNEIHRENQAANALAIAYADAVKHLLAENDLSPADINAIGAHGQTIRHQADLTHHLAYTHQTLNPALLAELTRIDVIADFRSRDLAAGGHGAPLVPAFHAQQFATDKNIAVLNLGGIANLTLLPSKGEVKGFDCGPGNMLMDGWIAEQQGHTFDENGTWAAQGTVNQALLSRMMADAFFAKAPPKSTGRDDFHLEWLQKHIGSENIHSEDVQATLLQLTVDSSLQAVLRYAPQTQILIVCGGGARNTALLDAFKTKAKEVFNNPLDIMTSDALGIDPQLVEGLAFAWLAWAHKEKRPANLPAVTGAKGPRILGAYYPA from the coding sequence ATGAATAAGCCCCACACCCTCTACATTGGCCTGATGTCTGGTACCAGCCTAGATGGGATAGATGCTGTACTGGCAAAGATTGGGGCGGCTGGTGATACCAGCCTTTTAGGGTCCATGAGCACTGCATTTACCCCCGAATTGCGTAAAGCCCTTCTGGACTTACAGAGTCCCGGACCAAACGAGATTCACCGAGAAAATCAGGCTGCCAACGCCCTCGCGATAGCCTATGCAGATGCCGTTAAGCATTTGCTTGCCGAGAATGATCTTTCTCCTGCAGATATTAATGCGATTGGCGCCCATGGCCAGACCATTCGCCACCAAGCCGATCTTACTCATCATCTGGCTTATACGCACCAGACTCTCAACCCAGCACTTCTTGCAGAGTTGACTAGAATTGATGTCATCGCAGACTTTAGAAGTCGAGATCTTGCCGCTGGTGGTCATGGTGCCCCCTTAGTGCCAGCCTTTCATGCGCAACAGTTTGCTACAGATAAAAATATCGCCGTATTAAACCTCGGCGGTATTGCCAATCTCACTCTCCTGCCAAGTAAGGGGGAGGTAAAAGGATTTGATTGTGGTCCTGGCAATATGTTGATGGACGGCTGGATTGCGGAACAGCAAGGTCATACATTTGATGAGAATGGCACTTGGGCAGCCCAAGGCACAGTCAATCAAGCACTACTTTCAAGAATGATGGCCGATGCATTTTTTGCAAAAGCTCCGCCAAAAAGTACAGGCCGTGACGACTTTCATTTGGAGTGGCTACAAAAGCACATTGGTTCAGAAAATATCCACTCGGAAGATGTGCAAGCCACCTTATTACAACTGACTGTGGATTCGTCACTCCAAGCAGTGCTGCGTTATGCGCCGCAAACCCAGATTCTTATTGTCTGTGGTGGTGGTGCCCGCAATACCGCATTACTAGATGCATTTAAAACCAAAGCTAAAGAAGTATTTAATAACCCACTCGATATTATGACCAGCGATGCACTTGGCATTGATCCTCAACTAGTAGAAGGTCTTGCATTCGCATGGTTAGCGTGGGCTCATAAAGAAAAACGGCCAGCAAATTTGCCAGCCGTTACGGGAGCGAAAGGTCCTAGAATTCTAGGCGCCTACTATCCAGCCTAA
- the tyrS gene encoding tyrosine--tRNA ligase: protein MTAKPEQKYPLTPEVFAALEVSKRGCDELLVEADWIQKLAKSQATGIPLRIKLGLDPTAPDIHLGHTVVLNKLRQLQDLGHTVIFLIGDFTSMIGDPSGRNATRPPLTAEEIAVNAQTYYRQASMVLDPAKTEVRYNSEWCDPLGARGMIQLAARYTVAQMLERDDFTKRYRSGVPISVHEFLYPLMQGYDSVALKSDLELGGTDQKFNLLVGRELQREYGQEPQCILTMPLLVGLDGVDKMSKSKGNYIGISEPAGEMFGKLLSISDELMWDYYTLLSFRPMAEIDLMKQEVASGRNPKDCKVLLAQEIVARFHSQAAAEKALEDFHHRAKGGVPDDIPEVNISGAPLGIASLLKAAGLAPSTSEAIRNIEQNGVKIDGVTVADKQLKVETGIYVVQVGKRKFAKVTLIK from the coding sequence ATGACGGCTAAACCAGAACAAAAATACCCACTTACCCCCGAAGTTTTTGCAGCCCTTGAAGTAAGCAAAAGGGGTTGTGATGAGTTATTAGTTGAGGCGGATTGGATTCAAAAGCTAGCTAAGAGCCAGGCAACAGGCATTCCCTTGCGGATTAAGTTGGGTTTAGATCCTACTGCGCCTGATATTCATTTGGGTCATACCGTTGTACTGAATAAATTACGTCAGCTCCAAGATTTGGGTCATACCGTGATTTTCTTGATTGGTGATTTCACGAGCATGATTGGTGATCCCTCTGGACGGAATGCAACACGCCCGCCGCTGACTGCTGAAGAAATTGCTGTCAATGCCCAGACTTACTATCGTCAAGCGAGCATGGTGCTGGACCCCGCTAAAACTGAAGTTCGCTATAACAGCGAGTGGTGTGATCCACTAGGCGCACGCGGTATGATTCAGTTGGCTGCCAGATATACCGTGGCGCAAATGTTGGAGCGCGATGACTTTACTAAGCGCTACCGCAGTGGTGTTCCCATTTCTGTGCATGAGTTTTTGTATCCATTGATGCAGGGCTATGACTCTGTTGCTTTGAAGAGTGACTTAGAGCTTGGCGGTACTGATCAGAAATTTAATCTCTTAGTCGGGCGTGAACTCCAACGTGAATATGGACAAGAACCACAATGTATTTTGACAATGCCGCTCCTCGTTGGTTTGGATGGCGTGGATAAGATGAGTAAGTCCAAAGGTAATTACATTGGCATCAGTGAGCCTGCTGGCGAGATGTTTGGCAAGCTCTTGAGCATCTCCGATGAATTGATGTGGGATTACTACACATTACTATCATTCCGCCCTATGGCTGAAATTGATTTAATGAAGCAAGAAGTCGCTAGCGGAAGAAATCCTAAAGATTGCAAAGTATTGCTCGCACAGGAAATCGTCGCTCGTTTCCATTCGCAAGCTGCTGCTGAAAAAGCTTTAGAAGATTTTCATCATCGAGCCAAAGGCGGTGTGCCAGATGATATTCCTGAAGTCAATATTTCAGGTGCCCCGCTGGGGATTGCTAGCCTTCTCAAGGCTGCAGGTCTTGCCCCATCGACATCAGAAGCTATACGCAATATCGAGCAAAACGGTGTGAAGATTGATGGTGTAACAGTTGCTGATAAGCAATTAAAGGTTGAGACTGGTATCTATGTTGTACAGGTAGGTAAGCGCAAGTTTG
- the pyrC gene encoding dihydroorotase: protein MSNSPIQIQLIQPDDWHLHIRDGEVMRDVLADTARQFARAIIMPNLKPPVTTVELANAYRGRIEANLQSLGVTSFTPLMTLYLTDNTTADEVRKAKDAGIAGFKLYPAGATTNSDAGVSDIKRCYAALEAMQAVGMPLLVHGEVTSAHIDIFDREAVFIDQVLEPLRKDFPELKIVFEHITTKQAAHYVRDAQTAGKNNIAATITPQHLLMNRNAIFAGGIRPHNYCLPVLKREEHRIALLEAATSGSPRFFLGTDSAPHAKGAKEAACGCAGCYSAFNALGLYAEAFESVGRLDKLEGFASFFGPDFYLLPRNTQKVTLVKQAQNIPAELPLGGDTIVPLRAGETIAWTLA, encoded by the coding sequence ATGTCCAATAGCCCAATACAAATTCAACTGATTCAGCCAGATGACTGGCATTTGCATATTCGTGATGGTGAAGTGATGCGAGATGTATTGGCGGATACCGCACGCCAATTTGCCCGTGCCATCATCATGCCAAATTTGAAACCTCCAGTGACTACGGTTGAGTTGGCAAATGCGTATCGTGGTCGCATTGAAGCTAACCTTCAATCCTTAGGCGTGACTAGCTTCACACCATTAATGACCTTGTATCTCACGGACAACACTACTGCTGATGAAGTGCGTAAAGCAAAGGATGCTGGAATTGCTGGATTTAAGCTTTACCCTGCAGGAGCGACAACTAACAGTGATGCAGGTGTGAGTGATATCAAGCGATGTTATGCTGCACTTGAAGCAATGCAGGCTGTCGGTATGCCCTTGTTAGTGCATGGTGAAGTGACTAGTGCGCATATTGACATCTTTGATCGTGAGGCGGTGTTCATTGATCAAGTACTCGAACCTTTGCGTAAAGATTTTCCTGAGCTCAAGATTGTGTTTGAACACATTACTACTAAACAAGCTGCGCACTACGTGCGTGATGCGCAAACTGCTGGAAAAAACAATATCGCTGCCACGATTACTCCGCAACATTTATTAATGAATCGCAATGCGATTTTTGCTGGTGGTATTCGTCCACATAACTACTGCTTGCCAGTACTTAAACGTGAAGAGCACCGTATTGCCTTGCTAGAGGCAGCAACAAGTGGCAGCCCTAGATTTTTCTTGGGTACAGATAGTGCGCCCCACGCCAAGGGCGCTAAAGAGGCTGCTTGCGGTTGTGCTGGCTGTTACAGCGCTTTCAATGCCTTAGGTTTGTATGCTGAGGCATTTGAGAGTGTTGGCAGGTTGGACAAACTTGAGGGCTTCGCTAGTTTCTTTGGCCCAGATTTTTATTTATTGCCACGCAATACTCAGAAAGTAACTTTAGTGAAGCAGGCGCAAAATATTCCTGCAGAGCTTCCTTTGGGTGGTGACACGATTGTGCCGCTTCGTGCAGGTGAAACTATTGCTTGGACCTTGGCTTAA
- a CDS encoding OsmC family protein, whose protein sequence is MECQVSWLGNGGMAFSAKTGSGHQLTMDGPPEAGGKNSAPRPMELILVGTGGCAAFDVVLILQKARQEISTCDVQLAAERAETEPKVFTKINLHFTVKGKNLDSSKVERAVKLSHDKYCSATTMLAKTAEITYSIDVLNDE, encoded by the coding sequence ATGGAATGTCAAGTAAGTTGGTTGGGTAATGGCGGCATGGCGTTTTCGGCAAAAACAGGTAGTGGCCACCAACTCACCATGGATGGACCACCTGAAGCTGGCGGCAAAAATAGTGCCCCAAGGCCTATGGAGCTGATTTTGGTAGGAACTGGCGGCTGCGCTGCCTTTGATGTGGTTTTAATCCTACAAAAGGCGCGCCAAGAGATTAGTACTTGCGATGTCCAGCTGGCAGCCGAGCGGGCAGAGACTGAGCCCAAAGTATTTACCAAAATTAATCTGCATTTCACAGTTAAGGGTAAAAACCTCGATTCATCTAAGGTTGAGCGGGCAGTAAAGCTTTCTCATGACAAGTATTGCTCCGCGACAACCATGCTCGCTAAAACGGCAGAAATTACTTATTCCATCGACGTCCTGAATGACGAATAA
- the rplM gene encoding 50S ribosomal protein L13, whose amino-acid sequence MKTFSAKSHEVVHEWFVIDATDKVLGRVASEVALRLRGKHKPEYTPHVDTGDFIVVINSSKLRVTGTKGLNKIYYRHSGYPGGISSTNFDKMQDRFPGRALEKAVKGMLPKGPLGYAMIKKLKVYGDASHPHAAQQPKALEI is encoded by the coding sequence ATGAAAACTTTTTCTGCAAAATCCCATGAGGTAGTGCATGAATGGTTCGTGATTGACGCTACGGACAAAGTCCTCGGTCGTGTCGCCAGTGAAGTGGCACTCCGTCTACGCGGCAAGCACAAGCCTGAATACACCCCACACGTTGATACTGGCGACTTCATTGTTGTCATCAACTCTTCTAAGCTACGTGTTACAGGCACAAAAGGCTTGAACAAAATTTATTACCGTCACAGCGGATACCCAGGTGGTATTAGCTCTACTAACTTCGACAAGATGCAAGATCGTTTCCCAGGTCGCGCATTAGAGAAGGCTGTGAAGGGTATGTTGCCAAAAGGCCCACTAGGTTATGCCATGATTAAGAAATTAAAAGTCTATGGCGACGCCAGTCATCCGCATGCGGCTCAACAGCCAAAAGCGTTAGAGATTTAA
- the erpA gene encoding iron-sulfur cluster insertion protein ErpA yields the protein MTQLATQETTQPAQDFAEPPTPLVFTDSAAAKVADLIAEEGNPELKLRVFVQGGGCSGFQYGFTFDDAVNEDDTLFEKNGVTLLVDSMSFQYLVGAEIDYKEDINGSQFVIKNPNAQTTCGCGSSFSA from the coding sequence ATGACCCAATTAGCTACGCAAGAAACTACGCAACCAGCACAAGACTTCGCCGAGCCACCAACTCCATTGGTGTTTACGGATAGCGCCGCTGCAAAAGTGGCTGACTTGATTGCTGAAGAAGGTAATCCAGAATTGAAGTTGCGCGTGTTTGTTCAAGGTGGCGGTTGCTCAGGATTTCAATATGGCTTCACATTTGATGATGCCGTGAACGAAGATGACACCCTATTTGAGAAGAATGGCGTGACCTTACTGGTTGATTCAATGAGCTTCCAATATTTAGTTGGTGCTGAGATTGATTACAAAGAAGATATCAATGGATCACAGTTTGTGATTAAAAATCCGAACGCCCAAACTACTTGTGGCTGCGGATCTTCTTTCTCTGCATAA
- the rpsI gene encoding 30S ribosomal protein S9 — MAINYGNWNYGTGRRKSSVARVFIKSGKGEITVNGKPIDAYFARETSRMIARQPLALTAHLTTFDIKVNVSGGGETGQAGAVRHGVTRALIDYDNALKPTLSKAGLVTRDAREVERKKVGLHGARRRKQFSKR, encoded by the coding sequence ATGGCTATTAATTACGGAAATTGGAATTACGGTACAGGTCGTCGCAAGAGCTCTGTAGCACGTGTATTCATTAAATCTGGCAAAGGTGAGATTACTGTTAACGGTAAACCTATCGATGCTTACTTTGCGCGCGAAACATCACGCATGATCGCTCGTCAGCCTTTGGCTCTCACAGCTCACCTAACAACCTTTGATATCAAAGTAAACGTTAGCGGTGGTGGTGAAACTGGCCAAGCTGGTGCAGTTCGTCATGGCGTTACTCGTGCATTGATCGACTACGACAACGCTTTGAAGCCAACTCTGTCTAAAGCAGGCTTGGTGACTCGTGATGCTCGTGAAGTTGAGCGTAAAAAAGTTGGTCTGCATGGCGCGCGTCGTCGTAAGCAGTTCAGCAAGCGCTAA
- a CDS encoding glycerate kinase — MSQQETILKNAFAAALAVADPNKIVPEYLGKIFPQGFEPKGRCLVVGAGKASASMASALELHAQSCWPNATIEGVVLTRYGHNSPTSHIQIIEAGHPVPDQAGMDGAKEIYRLVGELQAGDVLIALISGGGSSLLTLPQAGISIEDMRKTTEALLRSGAPIEEMNVVRKHLSAIQGGNLARLAIARGARVEALLISDVTGDSPADIASGPCAPDYSTYQDALDILAKYHLSSNSIPESVSSHLQRGVAGEVPETLKEADLQNATVSNHVIATAYKSLEAAADYVRTQGYEPVILGDTITGEAQTVGIEQASLVHQHLMMKADKPIALISGGECTVTIPNGIKGRGGRCSEYLLSFFAATSDLANVSALAADTDGIDGSEKNAGAWFTPEIRQTANKQGLIPAQYLDQHDCYGFFAQLDALVETGPTLTNVNDFRIILLDK; from the coding sequence ATGAGCCAGCAAGAAACTATTCTCAAAAATGCCTTTGCCGCAGCTTTAGCAGTTGCTGACCCAAACAAAATCGTTCCTGAATACCTCGGCAAGATCTTTCCTCAAGGCTTTGAGCCCAAGGGAAGATGTTTAGTGGTGGGCGCAGGCAAAGCCAGTGCGTCAATGGCAAGCGCACTAGAATTACATGCTCAGAGCTGTTGGCCTAATGCCACTATTGAGGGGGTGGTATTGACCCGCTATGGACACAACTCCCCTACTAGTCATATCCAAATTATTGAAGCAGGTCATCCCGTACCCGATCAAGCGGGTATGGACGGCGCTAAAGAAATCTATCGCTTGGTTGGTGAATTACAAGCTGGCGATGTTTTAATTGCCTTAATTTCCGGCGGCGGTTCAAGCTTGCTCACTTTGCCTCAAGCTGGCATCAGTATCGAAGATATGCGCAAGACTACCGAAGCGCTATTACGCTCTGGTGCGCCAATTGAAGAGATGAATGTCGTTCGTAAACATTTGTCAGCGATTCAGGGTGGTAATTTGGCAAGACTGGCTATTGCACGTGGTGCTCGAGTGGAAGCGTTGCTGATTTCCGATGTGACTGGAGATTCTCCTGCAGACATTGCCAGTGGCCCTTGCGCGCCAGATTATTCGACCTACCAAGATGCATTGGATATTTTGGCTAAATATCACTTAAGTTCTAACTCTATTCCAGAGTCTGTTTCATCCCATTTGCAGCGTGGTGTTGCTGGGGAAGTTCCAGAGACCCTAAAAGAAGCAGATCTACAAAATGCGACGGTAAGTAATCATGTAATTGCTACGGCCTATAAGAGTCTTGAGGCTGCAGCAGACTACGTTCGCACACAAGGTTATGAGCCAGTGATTTTGGGCGACACCATTACGGGCGAGGCGCAAACTGTAGGGATAGAGCAAGCCTCTTTGGTGCATCAACACTTAATGATGAAGGCTGATAAGCCAATCGCGCTCATTTCGGGTGGTGAGTGCACAGTAACTATCCCCAATGGAATTAAAGGCCGCGGTGGTCGCTGTAGTGAATACCTACTTTCATTCTTCGCCGCAACAAGCGATCTTGCGAATGTCTCTGCTTTGGCTGCAGATACCGATGGTATCGATGGTAGTGAAAAGAATGCCGGTGCATGGTTTACCCCTGAGATCCGCCAGACCGCTAATAAACAAGGCTTGATCCCTGCACAGTATCTAGATCAGCACGATTGCTATGGTTTTTTTGCGCAATTAGATGCTTTGGTGGAAACTGGCCCCACACTGACAAACGTGAATGATTTCCGCATCATCTTGCTAGATAAATAA